Proteins encoded together in one Musa acuminata AAA Group cultivar baxijiao chromosome BXJ3-6, Cavendish_Baxijiao_AAA, whole genome shotgun sequence window:
- the LOC103987021 gene encoding transcription factor NIGTH1 isoform X1 has product MASPAELSLDYKPNSYTMIQKQIGEQPDQTQKIQDFLARLEEERHKIDAFKRELPLCMQLLNNAIECYKQQLETYQTNQGPRPVLEEFIPLKHMNMDGSDKDPSAHSEKASWMVSAQLWSPPVDAAKQQPVPPPKETEQAFDVSPKLSLDTKQRNGGAFLPFSKEKSKAARSASRALAELALASPEKVVVEDKKCVELENGGVITRRENGTGGGGAEHGKGGSSSATEGQAAAPPTHRKARRCWSPDLHRRFVNALQILGGSQVATPKQIRELMKVDGLTNDEVKSHLQKYRLHTRRPAPAPQAAAAAAPQLVVLGGIWVPPEYATSAAAAAAAGPAIYGAHAAPAHYCAATPVPQEFYPPPPPVAHHHHLHPPLHRGVAAYKGRSSGSPESEVRSGGERSESIEEEEEGEEREEDEEEEEEEEGTPSTEEKALLPLPVKAEDGNGGGNVALKF; this is encoded by the exons ATGGCTTCACCAGCTGAGCTTAGCCTAGACTACAAGCCCAACAGTTACACCATGATCCAAAAGCAGATAGGAGAGCAGCCTGACCAGACCCAGAAGATACAAGACTTCCTCGCCCGCCTCGAAGAAGAACGGCATAAGATCGATGCCTTCAAGCGCGAGCTGCCCCTCTGCATGCAGCTTCTTAACAATG CGATCGAGTGTTACAAGCAGCAGCTGGAGACATATCAGACAAACCAGGGGCCGAGGCCGGTGCTCGAAGAATTCATACCTCTTAAACACATGAACATGGACGGGTCCGACAAGGACCCCAGCGCGCACTCTGAGAAGGCGAGCTGGATGGTCTCAGCTCAGCTATGGAGCCCGCCAGTCGACGCCGCCAAGCAACAGCCGGTGCCGCCGCCGAAGGAGACAGAGCAGGCCTTCGATGTCAGCCCCAAGCTCTCACTGGATACCAAGCAAAGGAATGGTGGCGCCTTCCTCCCTTTCTCCAAAGAGAAGAGCAAAGCCGCCCGCTCTGCCTCGCGCGCTCTTGCGGAGCTCGCACTCGCTTCCCCGGAGAAGGTGGTGGTCGAGGACAAGAAGTGCGTGGAGTTGGAGAACGGAGGTGTCATCACTAGAAGAGAAAATGGCACCGGAGGAGGGGGAGCAGAACATGGCAAGGGAGGTAGCAGCAGCGCAACCGAGGGCCAGGCGGCCGCGCCACCGACGCATAGGAAGGCCAGGAGATGCTGGTCACCGGACTTGCACCGTCGCTTTGTCAATGCTCTTCAGATACTGGGAGGCTCCCAAG TTGCCACGCCAAAGCAGATAAGAGAGCTGATGAAGGTGGATGGATTGACCAATGATGAGGTGAAAAGCCACCTGCAG AAGTATCGTCTTCATACGAGGAGGCCGGCCCCGGCGCCGCAGGCGGCAGCGGCAGCTGCGCCGCAGTTGGTGGTTCTGGGAGGCATCTGGGTCCCGCCCGAGTACGCCACATCTGCTGCCGCCGCTGCGGCAGCCGGCCCTGCCATCTACGGTGCGCACGCGGCCCCCGCACACTACTGCGCCGCCACGCCCGTGCCGCAGGAGTTTTACCCGCCGCCCCCACCGGTGGCGCATCACCACCACCTGCACCCTCCCCTCCACCGCGGGGTCGCGGCCTACAAGGGGAGGTCCTCCGGCTCGCCGGAGTCGGAGGTGAGGAGCGGCGGGGAGCGGTCGGAGAGcatcgaggaagaggaagaaggggaggagagggaagaagacgaagaggaggaggaggaggaagagggaactCCATCGACGGAGGAGAAGGCGCTGTTGCCGCTGCCGGTGAAGGCAGAGGACGGGAACGGCGGCGGCAACGTGGCCCTCAAGTTCTGA
- the LOC103987021 gene encoding transcription factor NIGTH1 isoform X2 encodes MASPAELSLDYKPNSYTMIQKQIGEQPDQTQKIQDFLARLEEERHKIDAFKRELPLCMQLLNNAIECYKQQLETYQTNQGPRPVLEEFIPLKHMNMDGSDKDPSAHSEKASWMVSAQLWSPPVDAAKQQPVPPPKETEQAFDVSPKLSLDTKQRNGGAFLPFSKEKSKAARSASRALAELALASPEKVVVEDKKCVELENGGVITRRENGTGGGGAEHGKGGSSSATEGQAAAPPTHRKARRCWSPDLHRRFVNALQILGGSQVATPKQIRELMKVDGLTNDEVKSHLQYRLHTRRPAPAPQAAAAAAPQLVVLGGIWVPPEYATSAAAAAAAGPAIYGAHAAPAHYCAATPVPQEFYPPPPPVAHHHHLHPPLHRGVAAYKGRSSGSPESEVRSGGERSESIEEEEEGEEREEDEEEEEEEEGTPSTEEKALLPLPVKAEDGNGGGNVALKF; translated from the exons ATGGCTTCACCAGCTGAGCTTAGCCTAGACTACAAGCCCAACAGTTACACCATGATCCAAAAGCAGATAGGAGAGCAGCCTGACCAGACCCAGAAGATACAAGACTTCCTCGCCCGCCTCGAAGAAGAACGGCATAAGATCGATGCCTTCAAGCGCGAGCTGCCCCTCTGCATGCAGCTTCTTAACAATG CGATCGAGTGTTACAAGCAGCAGCTGGAGACATATCAGACAAACCAGGGGCCGAGGCCGGTGCTCGAAGAATTCATACCTCTTAAACACATGAACATGGACGGGTCCGACAAGGACCCCAGCGCGCACTCTGAGAAGGCGAGCTGGATGGTCTCAGCTCAGCTATGGAGCCCGCCAGTCGACGCCGCCAAGCAACAGCCGGTGCCGCCGCCGAAGGAGACAGAGCAGGCCTTCGATGTCAGCCCCAAGCTCTCACTGGATACCAAGCAAAGGAATGGTGGCGCCTTCCTCCCTTTCTCCAAAGAGAAGAGCAAAGCCGCCCGCTCTGCCTCGCGCGCTCTTGCGGAGCTCGCACTCGCTTCCCCGGAGAAGGTGGTGGTCGAGGACAAGAAGTGCGTGGAGTTGGAGAACGGAGGTGTCATCACTAGAAGAGAAAATGGCACCGGAGGAGGGGGAGCAGAACATGGCAAGGGAGGTAGCAGCAGCGCAACCGAGGGCCAGGCGGCCGCGCCACCGACGCATAGGAAGGCCAGGAGATGCTGGTCACCGGACTTGCACCGTCGCTTTGTCAATGCTCTTCAGATACTGGGAGGCTCCCAAG TTGCCACGCCAAAGCAGATAAGAGAGCTGATGAAGGTGGATGGATTGACCAATGATGAGGTGAAAAGCCACCTGCAG TATCGTCTTCATACGAGGAGGCCGGCCCCGGCGCCGCAGGCGGCAGCGGCAGCTGCGCCGCAGTTGGTGGTTCTGGGAGGCATCTGGGTCCCGCCCGAGTACGCCACATCTGCTGCCGCCGCTGCGGCAGCCGGCCCTGCCATCTACGGTGCGCACGCGGCCCCCGCACACTACTGCGCCGCCACGCCCGTGCCGCAGGAGTTTTACCCGCCGCCCCCACCGGTGGCGCATCACCACCACCTGCACCCTCCCCTCCACCGCGGGGTCGCGGCCTACAAGGGGAGGTCCTCCGGCTCGCCGGAGTCGGAGGTGAGGAGCGGCGGGGAGCGGTCGGAGAGcatcgaggaagaggaagaaggggaggagagggaagaagacgaagaggaggaggaggaggaagagggaactCCATCGACGGAGGAGAAGGCGCTGTTGCCGCTGCCGGTGAAGGCAGAGGACGGGAACGGCGGCGGCAACGTGGCCCTCAAGTTCTGA